One genomic region from Streptosporangiales bacterium encodes:
- a CDS encoding PadR family transcriptional regulator, producing MVRRAEVLELAVLGLLADAPLHGYELRKRLAAVLGHLRAISYGSLYPCLRRLVERGWIEASDDEPDPGVLAGRRARIVYELTAAGKERLTEMRDESGPTSWEDESFGVHFALFGQTPADVRLRILEGRRTRMQERMAELRESMARRRERLDRYTLALQEHGLEAVEREVRWLTDLIETEREELGGRSGRPTGRRRPRNR from the coding sequence GTGGTCAGGCGCGCCGAGGTACTCGAGCTGGCGGTGCTCGGCCTGCTCGCCGACGCACCTCTGCACGGCTACGAGCTCCGTAAGCGACTGGCCGCCGTGCTCGGTCACCTCCGCGCGATCTCCTACGGCTCGCTGTACCCCTGCCTGCGCAGGCTCGTCGAGCGGGGCTGGATCGAGGCCAGTGACGACGAACCCGATCCCGGCGTGCTTGCCGGCCGCAGGGCGCGCATCGTCTACGAGCTGACCGCGGCCGGCAAGGAACGGCTCACCGAGATGCGGGACGAGTCCGGGCCCACGAGCTGGGAGGACGAGTCGTTCGGCGTCCACTTCGCCCTCTTCGGCCAGACCCCGGCGGACGTGCGGCTGCGCATCCTCGAAGGCCGGCGCACCCGGATGCAGGAGCGGATGGCCGAACTGCGCGAGTCGATGGCCCGCCGCAGGGAACGGCTCGACCGCTACACGCTCGCCCTGCAGGAGCACGGCCTGGAGGCGGTCGAACGCGAGGTGCGCTGGCTCACCGACCTCATCGAAACCGAGCGCGAAGAGCTCGGCGGACGTTCGGGCCGGCCAACCGGCCGGCGACGTCCGCGTAACCGTTGA
- a CDS encoding MFS transporter has translation MAEKVDIRTMLTAVYLPCLVYAIGQGAVIPVIALTARDLGASVAVAGFVAALVGVGQIVGDIPAGALASRVGERNAMIVATAVAALGLTGCLLAPSVWLLAIGIFGIGLATSVWQLARLSFVAEVVPYQYRGRALSTLGGVQRVGMFLGPFVGAGAMHVLGGKGAYWVYLAAALAAGGLLLLVTDVTKHQVPTEPVPTLSVLKQHWPILRTLGFTALLFGAVRSSRQVVIPLWADSIGLSPTTTSLVYGISGAVDMLLFYPAGKVMDRYGRMWVAVPSMVLLGVAHLLLPLTHQASTLLLVGIVMGIGNGIGSGLVMTMGADAAPATGRATFLGAWRLAPDVGMATGPLTVSAVSAAIALGPAVLTMGGIALAAVVALHRWVPRTTGEAPAPAEPG, from the coding sequence ATGGCGGAGAAGGTCGACATCCGGACGATGCTCACGGCCGTCTACCTGCCGTGCCTCGTCTACGCGATCGGCCAGGGTGCCGTGATACCCGTGATCGCGCTCACCGCGCGCGACCTCGGTGCGTCGGTGGCCGTGGCCGGGTTCGTGGCCGCGCTCGTCGGGGTCGGCCAGATCGTCGGCGACATCCCTGCCGGTGCGCTCGCGTCCAGGGTCGGCGAGCGGAACGCGATGATCGTCGCGACCGCCGTGGCGGCGCTCGGCCTGACCGGCTGCCTGCTTGCGCCATCGGTCTGGTTGCTGGCGATCGGCATCTTCGGCATCGGGCTGGCCACCTCGGTGTGGCAGCTGGCACGGCTGTCGTTCGTCGCCGAGGTGGTGCCGTACCAGTACCGCGGCCGCGCGCTGTCCACGCTCGGCGGGGTGCAGCGGGTCGGCATGTTCCTCGGCCCGTTCGTCGGCGCCGGTGCCATGCACGTGCTCGGCGGCAAGGGCGCGTACTGGGTGTACCTCGCCGCGGCGCTCGCGGCCGGCGGCCTGCTGCTGCTCGTCACGGACGTCACCAAGCACCAGGTGCCTACCGAGCCGGTGCCTACGCTGAGCGTGCTCAAGCAGCACTGGCCGATCCTGCGCACGCTCGGCTTCACTGCCCTGCTGTTCGGCGCGGTGCGGTCGTCGCGGCAGGTGGTGATCCCGCTGTGGGCGGACAGCATCGGACTGAGCCCGACCACCACGAGCCTCGTCTACGGCATCTCAGGCGCCGTCGACATGCTGCTGTTCTACCCCGCGGGCAAGGTGATGGACAGGTACGGCCGGATGTGGGTGGCGGTGCCTTCGATGGTGCTGCTCGGTGTCGCACACCTGTTGCTGCCGCTGACGCACCAGGCGAGCACGCTGCTCCTGGTCGGGATCGTGATGGGGATCGGCAACGGCATCGGCTCCGGCCTGGTGATGACGATGGGCGCGGACGCCGCGCCGGCCACCGGACGCGCCACGTTCCTCGGTGCGTGGCGGCTCGCGCCGGACGTCGGCATGGCCACCGGCCCGCTGACGGTCAGCGCCGTCAGCGCGGCGATCGCGCTCGGCCCTGCCGTACTCACCATGGGCGGGATCGCGCTGGCCGCGGTGGTGGCGCTGCACCGCTGGGTGCCCCGCACCACCGGTGAGGCGCCCGCGCCGGCTGAACCCGGCTGA
- a CDS encoding ABC transporter permease subunit: protein MTVDAPPAPPARKEQPRRRTNVPDFTARAQARLGVLLVAPLILMVAVFLLFPMANAIYYVFVDFNGIDLNPPWVGLGNFAELAQDRAVWAAFWNNVVWILIGTAAPLVIGLGLALLVWSVQRAKAFYRTAFFLPYVLPQVAIGVVWGWIYDPARGWLNKVLESVGLGSLTTGWLGNPDTALYAVLATAVWATVGFVFVVFLAALKNVDMDLVDAALLDGANSLQRLRHVILPQIMPVFLMVTTITLIGGFSVFDIVFVMTGGGPAGATEVLGTYAYSNAFQLNRISYGTTLALVITVMAIPFAVGLNRLQRRLSLQGTTA, encoded by the coding sequence ATGACGGTCGATGCGCCGCCGGCGCCGCCGGCGCGGAAGGAACAGCCGAGGCGCCGGACGAACGTCCCGGACTTCACCGCCAGGGCGCAGGCCCGGCTTGGCGTCCTGCTCGTCGCACCGTTGATCCTGATGGTGGCCGTCTTCCTGCTCTTCCCGATGGCCAACGCCATCTACTACGTCTTCGTCGACTTCAACGGCATCGACCTGAACCCGCCGTGGGTGGGGCTGGGCAACTTCGCCGAGCTGGCCCAGGACCGGGCGGTGTGGGCGGCGTTCTGGAACAACGTCGTCTGGATCCTGATCGGCACCGCCGCGCCACTGGTCATCGGGCTCGGCCTCGCGCTGCTGGTGTGGAGTGTGCAACGGGCCAAGGCGTTCTACCGCACCGCGTTCTTCCTGCCGTACGTCCTCCCGCAAGTTGCGATCGGTGTGGTGTGGGGCTGGATCTACGACCCGGCCCGCGGCTGGCTGAACAAGGTGCTGGAGTCGGTGGGGCTGGGCTCGCTGACCACTGGTTGGCTCGGCAACCCGGACACCGCCCTGTACGCGGTGCTCGCGACGGCCGTCTGGGCTACGGTCGGCTTCGTCTTCGTGGTCTTCCTCGCGGCGTTGAAGAACGTCGACATGGACCTCGTCGACGCCGCCCTGCTGGACGGGGCGAACTCGTTGCAGCGGCTGCGCCACGTCATCCTGCCGCAGATCATGCCGGTGTTCCTGATGGTCACTACGATCACGCTGATCGGCGGCTTCTCGGTGTTCGACATCGTCTTCGTGATGACCGGCGGTGGCCCCGCGGGTGCGACCGAGGTGCTCGGCACGTATGCGTACAGCAATGCGTTCCAGCTGAACCGGATCAGCTACGGCACCACACTGGCACTGGTCATCACGGTGATGGCGATCCCGTTCGCGGTCGGGCTGAACCGGCTGCAACGCAGGCTCTCGCTGCAGGGGACCACGGCATGA
- a CDS encoding M48 family metalloprotease: MVPRHLVDFPGISSRAYEHPADRSALTALRKVPYADTLLKALVGMFSERRLRLLFLASAVRVDENQLPRLHELRLEAAKRLDLPEIPELYVTADATVNAHTLGVDHPFLVLNSELVELFDDEELLFVLGHEMGHVLSGHALYNSVLFTLMRISGIGTRIPLTGLVLAGIVNALKEWSRKSELSCDRAGLLVVQDVGAATRAHMKMAGGIQIGDMDFGSFVRQGEEYASTGDARDGVARLMNMLTRTHPFASERAVELGKWVGSREYEAIRGGDYPRREDDEEASFAEEIKRAAGSYKDSWDQSEDALVKTLKDIGGGAVDLGGRVVDKVRDYVRSRDDRSADS, translated from the coding sequence GTGGTGCCTCGGCACCTGGTCGACTTCCCCGGCATCAGCTCCCGCGCCTACGAGCACCCGGCGGACCGCTCGGCGCTCACCGCGCTGCGCAAGGTGCCGTACGCGGACACCCTGCTGAAGGCGCTCGTCGGCATGTTCAGCGAACGCCGGCTGCGGCTGCTCTTCCTGGCGTCCGCGGTGCGGGTGGACGAGAACCAGCTGCCCCGGCTGCACGAGCTGCGGCTGGAGGCGGCGAAGCGGCTCGACCTGCCGGAGATACCCGAGCTCTACGTCACCGCCGACGCCACGGTGAACGCGCACACCCTCGGCGTCGACCACCCGTTCCTCGTCCTCAACAGCGAGCTGGTCGAGCTGTTCGACGACGAGGAGCTGCTGTTCGTCCTCGGGCACGAGATGGGGCACGTGCTGTCCGGGCACGCGCTGTACAACTCCGTGCTGTTCACCCTGATGCGGATCTCCGGCATCGGCACCAGGATCCCGCTGACCGGCCTGGTGCTCGCCGGGATCGTCAACGCGCTGAAGGAGTGGTCGCGCAAGTCGGAGCTGTCGTGCGACCGCGCCGGCCTGCTGGTCGTGCAGGACGTCGGCGCCGCGACCCGTGCGCACATGAAGATGGCCGGCGGCATCCAGATCGGCGACATGGACTTCGGCTCGTTCGTCCGGCAGGGCGAGGAGTACGCGAGCACCGGCGACGCCCGCGACGGCGTCGCGCGGCTGATGAACATGTTGACGCGGACGCACCCGTTCGCCTCCGAACGTGCGGTGGAGCTGGGCAAGTGGGTCGGCTCGCGCGAGTACGAGGCGATCAGGGGCGGCGACTACCCCCGTCGCGAGGACGACGAGGAGGCCTCGTTCGCCGAGGAGATCAAGCGCGCCGCCGGGTCGTACAAGGATTCTTGGGACCAGTCCGAGGACGCGTTGGTGAAGACGCTGAAGGACATCGGCGGCGGCGCCGTCGACCTCGGGGGTCGGGTGGTCGACAAGGTGCGCGACTACGTCCGCTCCCGCGACGACCGGTCCGCCGACTCCTGA
- a CDS encoding DUF2029 domain-containing protein, with translation MTLAAHQSAPSREDPVVHAASNIVGGPLGRRAAIGGSWWTPLMIVLALTTFALILAYLQKYPCSSGGWNKENFHYTHVCYTDIYPLYFGERLSDGLVPFFEYPVEYPVVIGGVMQVIATLVRPLSDDPGTRGYLFYLLNVLLMAGAAIGTAWALVRTLGRHRPYDAVLFAAAPGLVVAAFINWDLLAVFLTAATMLAWARQRPGWAGVLLGLAVATKFYPFILLGPLFVLCLRAGKLRAFFSTLVAAVGTWLALNVPIALAAPAGWGRFYEFSQTRPADWGSTWYLVQNLMPGFFGSAPADGEPPPLLNPVGTISFGLLCTGIALLILLAPERPRWPQVAFLTLAAFLVTNKVWSPQYVLWLLPFLVLARPRWRSFLVWQAAEILYFLGIWWYLYDLAEPDKGLPPALYFITLLARLGAVAGLCGLIVRDILRPEHDTVRWWGDDDPVGGVLDGAPDHFDLRPLVGSSSTRAAPS, from the coding sequence GTGACGCTCGCCGCTCACCAGTCGGCGCCGAGCCGCGAGGACCCGGTCGTGCACGCGGCCAGCAACATCGTCGGCGGACCGCTCGGCCGGCGGGCCGCGATCGGCGGCTCGTGGTGGACGCCGCTGATGATCGTGCTGGCGCTCACCACGTTCGCCCTGATCCTCGCCTACCTGCAGAAGTACCCGTGCAGCTCCGGTGGCTGGAACAAGGAGAACTTCCACTACACGCACGTCTGCTACACCGACATCTACCCGCTCTACTTCGGTGAGCGGCTCTCCGACGGGCTCGTGCCGTTCTTCGAGTACCCGGTGGAGTACCCGGTGGTCATCGGCGGCGTGATGCAGGTCATCGCCACCCTGGTCCGTCCGCTCAGCGACGACCCTGGCACCCGCGGCTACCTGTTCTACCTGCTGAACGTGCTACTCATGGCCGGGGCCGCGATCGGCACCGCCTGGGCGCTTGTACGCACCCTCGGCCGCCACCGACCGTACGACGCGGTGCTGTTCGCCGCGGCGCCCGGGCTGGTGGTCGCCGCGTTCATCAACTGGGACCTGCTCGCGGTCTTCCTGACGGCCGCCACCATGCTCGCCTGGGCGCGCCAGCGACCCGGCTGGGCGGGGGTGCTGCTCGGCCTCGCCGTCGCCACAAAGTTCTACCCGTTCATCCTGCTCGGGCCGCTGTTCGTGCTGTGCCTGCGCGCCGGCAAGCTGCGGGCGTTCTTCAGCACGCTGGTCGCGGCGGTGGGCACCTGGCTGGCGCTGAACGTGCCGATAGCGCTGGCCGCACCCGCCGGCTGGGGCAGGTTCTACGAGTTCAGCCAGACCCGGCCGGCGGACTGGGGCTCCACCTGGTACCTCGTGCAGAACCTGATGCCTGGGTTCTTCGGCTCGGCGCCGGCCGACGGCGAGCCACCGCCGCTGCTCAACCCGGTCGGCACGATCAGCTTCGGCCTGCTCTGTACGGGCATCGCGCTGCTGATCCTGCTCGCGCCTGAACGGCCCCGCTGGCCACAGGTCGCGTTCCTCACCCTCGCCGCGTTCCTCGTCACGAACAAGGTGTGGTCGCCGCAGTACGTGCTCTGGCTGCTGCCGTTCCTGGTGCTCGCCCGCCCCAGGTGGCGTTCGTTCCTCGTCTGGCAGGCCGCGGAGATCCTCTACTTCCTCGGCATCTGGTGGTACCTCTACGACCTGGCGGAACCGGACAAGGGACTGCCGCCCGCCCTCTACTTCATCACGCTGCTCGCCCGCCTGGGCGCCGTCGCCGGGCTGTGCGGGCTGATCGTCCGCGACATCTTGCGTCCAGAGCACGACACCGTGCGCTGGTGGGGTGACGACGACCCCGTGGGCGGCGTGCTCGACGGCGCCCCCGACCACTTCGACCTACGCCCGCTCGTCGGGTCTTCCTCGACTCGCGCCGCGCCGTCGTGA
- a CDS encoding inositol-3-phosphate synthase translates to MGTVRVAIVGVGNCAASLVQGVQYYKDADPTATVPGLMHVRFGSYHVGDLEFVAAFDVDAKKVGQDLAHAITASENNTIKLCDVPPTGVTVQRGHTHDGLGRYYRETITEADAEPVDVVQALKDAQVDVLVSYLPVGSENAGKFYAQCAIDAGVAFVNALPVFIASDPVWAKKFEDAGLPIIGDDIKSQVGATITHRVLTRLFEDRGVEVQRTMQLNVGGNMDFKNMLERDRLESKKISKTQSVTSQVDRDLGGRNVHIGPSDYVEWLDDRKWAYVRLEGKAFGDVPLNLEYKLEVWDSPNSAGIIIDAIRAAKMAKDRGVAGPVLSASSYLMKSPPVQYHDDVARGLVEQFIRGEVDH, encoded by the coding sequence ATGGGCACGGTTCGGGTAGCTATTGTCGGTGTCGGTAACTGCGCCGCCTCGTTGGTGCAGGGCGTCCAGTACTACAAGGATGCCGACCCCACGGCGACCGTCCCGGGGCTGATGCATGTGCGGTTCGGGTCCTACCACGTCGGCGACCTCGAGTTCGTCGCCGCGTTCGACGTGGACGCGAAGAAGGTCGGCCAGGACCTCGCGCATGCCATCACCGCGAGCGAGAACAACACGATCAAGCTGTGCGACGTGCCGCCGACCGGCGTCACCGTACAGCGTGGGCACACGCACGACGGTCTCGGACGGTACTACCGAGAGACCATCACGGAGGCCGACGCGGAGCCGGTGGACGTCGTCCAGGCGTTGAAGGACGCGCAGGTGGACGTCCTCGTCTCGTACCTCCCGGTGGGTTCGGAGAACGCGGGCAAGTTCTACGCCCAGTGCGCCATCGACGCCGGCGTGGCGTTCGTCAACGCATTGCCGGTATTCATTGCTTCCGACCCGGTATGGGCGAAGAAGTTCGAGGACGCGGGGCTGCCGATCATCGGCGACGACATCAAGAGCCAGGTGGGCGCGACCATCACCCACCGCGTGCTGACCAGGCTGTTCGAGGACCGCGGCGTCGAGGTGCAGCGCACCATGCAGCTGAACGTCGGCGGCAACATGGACTTCAAGAACATGTTGGAGCGCGACCGGCTGGAGTCGAAGAAGATCTCCAAGACCCAGTCCGTGACCTCGCAGGTCGACCGCGACCTCGGCGGCCGCAATGTGCACATCGGCCCGTCCGACTACGTCGAGTGGCTCGACGACCGCAAGTGGGCGTACGTGCGGCTGGAGGGCAAGGCGTTCGGTGACGTGCCGCTGAACCTGGAGTACAAGCTCGAGGTGTGGGACTCGCCGAACTCGGCCGGCATCATCATCGACGCGATCCGAGCGGCGAAGATGGCCAAGGACCGCGGCGTCGCCGGCCCGGTGCTCTCCGCGTCCTCGTACCTGATGAAGTCGCCGCCCGTGCAGTACCACGACGACGTGGCGCGCGGCCTGGTCGAGCAGTTCATCCGCGGCGAGGTCGACCACTAG
- a CDS encoding ABC transporter permease subunit codes for MSRRKPADGRFGTVAGKHTLLVALSLLMLFPLVLTVSTALKTSADVKVNPFGFFTSFSLENIVTAWTVGNFDEYVLNSFLLSVPSTLLVVVLSTMGGYTFARLPFRGRTLLFYLVVVGLLVPFFTYMIPLYFQLRSMRLLDNLVGVNLVLASTGLSFGTFFMRAFFADLPVEIEQAARIDGASESQIFVRVMLPLVTSGMGALAVFTFLQNWNNFLVPLLYLPGGDYQPLTTGLYLFLGGRSTDVGPLAAGTLITILPIIVLFLALQWRVTQGFLSGAVKG; via the coding sequence ATGAGCCGGCGCAAACCCGCCGACGGCAGGTTCGGCACGGTCGCGGGGAAGCACACGCTGCTCGTCGCGCTCTCCCTGCTGATGCTGTTCCCGCTCGTGCTCACGGTGTCGACGGCGCTGAAGACCTCGGCGGACGTGAAGGTCAACCCGTTCGGGTTCTTCACCTCGTTCTCGCTGGAGAACATCGTCACTGCATGGACGGTCGGCAACTTCGACGAGTACGTCCTGAACAGTTTCCTGCTGTCCGTCCCGAGCACGCTGCTGGTCGTGGTCCTGTCGACGATGGGTGGTTACACGTTCGCGCGGTTGCCCTTCCGCGGCCGGACGTTGCTCTTCTACCTGGTGGTCGTCGGCCTGCTCGTCCCGTTCTTCACGTACATGATTCCGCTGTACTTCCAGCTGCGGTCGATGAGACTGCTCGACAACCTGGTCGGCGTTAACCTGGTGCTGGCGAGCACGGGACTGTCGTTCGGCACCTTCTTCATGCGGGCCTTCTTCGCCGACCTGCCGGTCGAGATCGAGCAGGCGGCGAGGATCGACGGTGCCTCGGAGTCGCAGATCTTCGTCCGCGTGATGCTGCCGCTTGTGACCTCGGGCATGGGTGCGCTGGCCGTCTTCACCTTCCTGCAGAACTGGAACAACTTCCTCGTGCCCCTGCTCTACCTCCCCGGCGGCGACTACCAGCCGCTGACCACCGGTCTCTACCTGTTCCTCGGCGGCCGGTCGACCGACGTCGGGCCGCTCGCCGCGGGTACGTTGATCACCATCCTCCCGATCATCGTGCTGTTCCTCGCCCTGCAGTGGCGGGTGACCCAGGGCTTCCTTTCCGGTGCCGTCAAGGGTTAG
- a CDS encoding penicillin-binding protein, whose protein sequence is MAYQPTTRRQNGEPLRRSRSTAAGSRRRRKKPQRRWWRTLLKVSLGCFLFFLLLGIGIFVVAYQATDIPDANKVATSQSSVIQYSNGKEMGRIASENRENVKLEQVPKHVRYAVLAAENRDFESEPGFSISGYMRAAWALIRGEQLQGGSTITQQLVKKTYLTDDRTFTRKFKELILAIKIERKLSKDEILERYLNTVYYGRGAYGIQTASKAYFDKDVRSVTVREAAVLASVIRNPSLYDPNQNPENLKNRYSYVLNGMESKGWLDSAAKYPAKPPKVAQSTTRNQYKGQNGYLIQMVKEELERRGISEDELLTGGYRVRTTFQPKRMKQAVKAVRQQFPNYLKKDGVDVGMASVDPRTGRVVAIYGGPNYLKEQLNHATTGGLTQPGSSFKPIVLASALKQGIGLRTTYDGNSPQTINGHEFSNSGGSSYGPVDIPKATQKSINTAYLQMGQEVGLENVAENAKQLGYETSEWCQPGQHGTHMKTVTSMPLGPMDICPLAQAGAIATFANQGTFIEPTTIESVRKPNGEPIDLGKPRERKVFSKGVAADTLHAMSRVAQSGGTAPGAALPDRPMAGKTGTSTQNRSAWFVGTVPQLTTTVATYRAEGGTIPGVQGEVQGGTVPASIWQDYMARATKNMPPRELPEPAYVGNVERRETVAPTPDETETSEPSETQTGEPSTSEPSQPTEEPTQPSSPPPTTEEPTETQCPPLDPSCNNGQGGGNTEESAREPDG, encoded by the coding sequence ATGGCATACCAACCGACTACGCGTAGACAGAACGGCGAGCCCCTGCGCCGCTCCAGGTCAACCGCAGCCGGCTCGCGCAGGCGGCGGAAGAAGCCGCAGCGACGTTGGTGGCGGACCCTCCTGAAGGTGTCGCTCGGTTGCTTCCTCTTCTTCCTCCTCCTCGGCATCGGCATCTTCGTCGTCGCTTACCAGGCGACCGATATCCCGGACGCCAACAAGGTCGCGACCTCGCAGTCCTCGGTGATCCAGTACTCCAACGGCAAGGAGATGGGCCGGATCGCGTCGGAGAACCGCGAGAACGTCAAGCTGGAGCAGGTGCCGAAGCACGTCCGCTACGCCGTGCTCGCCGCGGAGAACCGCGACTTCGAGTCCGAACCTGGCTTTTCGATCTCCGGTTACATGCGCGCCGCCTGGGCGTTGATCCGCGGTGAACAGCTCCAGGGTGGCTCCACCATCACGCAGCAACTGGTCAAGAAGACCTACCTGACCGACGACAGGACGTTCACCAGGAAGTTCAAGGAACTGATCCTCGCCATCAAGATCGAGCGCAAGCTCTCCAAGGACGAGATCCTCGAGCGCTACCTGAACACCGTCTACTACGGCCGGGGCGCGTACGGCATCCAGACCGCCTCCAAGGCGTACTTCGACAAGGATGTGAGATCGGTCACGGTCCGCGAGGCCGCGGTCCTCGCGTCGGTCATCAGGAACCCGTCGCTGTACGACCCGAACCAGAACCCGGAGAACCTGAAGAACAGGTACTCCTACGTGCTCAACGGCATGGAGAGCAAGGGCTGGCTCGACTCGGCGGCGAAGTATCCCGCCAAGCCACCCAAAGTGGCGCAATCAACCACCAGGAACCAGTACAAGGGCCAGAACGGCTACCTCATCCAGATGGTGAAGGAGGAGCTGGAGCGACGCGGCATCAGTGAGGACGAGCTGCTGACCGGTGGCTATCGCGTGCGCACCACGTTCCAACCGAAACGGATGAAACAGGCCGTCAAGGCGGTACGGCAGCAGTTCCCGAACTACCTCAAGAAGGACGGCGTCGACGTCGGCATGGCCTCGGTCGACCCACGCACCGGCCGGGTCGTGGCCATCTACGGCGGACCCAACTACCTCAAGGAACAGCTGAACCACGCCACGACGGGTGGTCTCACCCAGCCGGGGTCGTCGTTCAAGCCGATCGTGCTGGCGTCGGCGCTCAAGCAGGGCATCGGCCTGCGCACCACGTACGACGGCAACTCGCCGCAGACCATCAACGGGCACGAGTTCAGCAACTCCGGCGGCTCCAGCTACGGCCCCGTCGACATACCCAAGGCGACCCAGAAGTCGATCAACACCGCGTACCTCCAGATGGGCCAGGAAGTCGGTCTGGAGAATGTGGCGGAGAACGCCAAGCAGCTCGGCTACGAGACCAGCGAGTGGTGCCAGCCCGGCCAGCACGGCACCCACATGAAGACCGTGACGTCGATGCCGCTCGGACCGATGGACATCTGTCCGCTCGCGCAGGCCGGGGCTATCGCGACCTTCGCCAACCAGGGCACGTTCATCGAGCCCACCACCATCGAGTCGGTGCGGAAGCCGAACGGCGAGCCGATCGACCTCGGCAAGCCGAGGGAGCGGAAGGTCTTCTCCAAGGGCGTCGCGGCGGACACGCTGCACGCGATGTCGCGGGTCGCGCAGTCCGGCGGCACGGCGCCGGGCGCCGCGCTCCCCGACCGGCCGATGGCCGGCAAGACCGGTACCTCCACGCAGAACCGGTCGGCGTGGTTCGTCGGCACCGTCCCGCAGCTCACCACTACCGTGGCGACCTATCGCGCGGAGGGCGGCACCATCCCCGGCGTACAGGGCGAGGTGCAAGGCGGCACCGTGCCGGCGAGCATCTGGCAGGACTACATGGCCAGGGCTACCAAGAACATGCCGCCGAGGGAGCTGCCCGAACCCGCGTACGTCGGCAACGTGGAGCGACGGGAGACGGTCGCGCCGACGCCGGACGAGACGGAGACCAGCGAGCCGAGCGAGACGCAGACCGGCGAGCCGAGCACGTCCGAACCGAGCCAGCCGACCGAGGAGCCGACCCAGCCGAGCTCCCCACCCCCGACGACCGAGGAACCGACGGAGACGCAGTGTCCACCGCTCGACCCGTCGTGCAACAACGGGCAAGGCGGCGGCAATACGGAGGAATCCGCCCGAGAACCCGACGGCTGA
- a CDS encoding ADP-ribosylglycohydrolase family protein encodes MPTDQLADRIGGAWLGRTVGNTLGKPVEGLTRAQLATYLRAAGQWPQTGYLPLLDPLPEGVPALHPSAPVACAGRFTDVPRDDDIDWTILALHLLERYGRDLTTEQVAAEWLDRVPFTQTYTAERAAYRNLVHGLRPPRTATHDNPYREWIGALIRGDAYGYVSPGDPAEAARLALVDARLSHVANGAYGEMWTAALTAAALCVDSAAEALRVAQQVLPSRSRLAEALRGVQDLHGSGATHTDALDWVDRELGQYPWVHTINNAALIAVGLLWGDTFLAAVGGTIAGGRDTDSNGATAGSVFGALHGRAGIPAELVGTTHVHVRSAVRDFDRVRVDELAARTLRLVPA; translated from the coding sequence GTGCCCACGGACCAGCTGGCCGACCGCATCGGCGGCGCCTGGCTCGGCCGCACCGTGGGGAACACCCTCGGCAAGCCGGTCGAGGGGCTCACCAGAGCGCAGCTGGCGACGTACCTGCGCGCCGCCGGCCAGTGGCCGCAGACCGGCTACCTGCCGCTGCTCGACCCGCTGCCGGAAGGCGTGCCCGCGCTGCACCCGTCGGCACCGGTCGCCTGCGCCGGCCGCTTCACCGACGTGCCGCGCGACGACGACATCGACTGGACGATCCTCGCCCTGCACCTGCTCGAACGGTACGGCCGCGACCTGACCACGGAACAGGTCGCGGCCGAGTGGCTGGACCGCGTGCCGTTCACCCAGACGTACACGGCCGAGCGTGCGGCGTACCGCAACCTCGTGCACGGCCTGCGGCCGCCGCGGACCGCGACGCACGACAACCCGTACCGGGAGTGGATCGGCGCGCTCATCCGCGGTGACGCCTACGGCTACGTCTCCCCCGGCGACCCGGCGGAGGCCGCGCGACTCGCCCTCGTGGACGCTCGGCTCTCGCACGTCGCGAACGGCGCCTACGGGGAGATGTGGACGGCGGCGCTGACCGCCGCGGCCCTGTGCGTCGACTCCGCGGCCGAGGCGCTACGGGTGGCACAGCAGGTGCTGCCGTCGCGGTCCAGGCTGGCGGAGGCGCTGCGCGGTGTGCAGGACCTGCACGGGTCGGGCGCGACCCACACCGACGCACTCGACTGGGTCGACCGGGAGCTCGGGCAGTACCCCTGGGTGCACACCATCAACAACGCGGCGCTCATCGCCGTCGGCCTGCTGTGGGGCGACACGTTCCTCGCGGCGGTCGGCGGCACCATCGCCGGCGGCCGCGACACCGACTCCAACGGCGCGACCGCGGGCAGTGTGTTCGGCGCACTGCACGGCCGGGCCGGCATCCCCGCCGAGCTGGTGGGCACCACCCACGTGCACGTCCGCAGTGCCGTCAGGGACTTCGACCGGGTACGCGTCGACGAGCTGGCGGCGCGGACGCTGCGCCTGGTGCCGGCCTGA